In Chloroflexota bacterium, the DNA window CTCTCCCGGTTGGGATTTGGGCTTGGGAGTTGTCGTTGGGTTTTGGGATTTGGAAGTTGGGGGTTGGGGGTTGGGGTTTTCCCCCTAGACTTCCATCAGTTCCTTTTCTTTGTCCTTGCCGACCTCATTGGCCTGCGCGATGAAGCGGTCGGTAATCTCCTGCAGTTGCTCGCGGCCGCGGCGGTGGTCGTCCTCGGAGATCATCTTTTCCTTCTCCATCTCCTTCAGGTCGTCCATCGCATGGTGTCGGATGTTGCGGATGGCGATATGCGCCTCTTCGATGCGCTTGTGCACGCGCTTGACGAGGTCGCGGCGGCGCTCCTCAGTCAGCGGCGGGATCGGCAGGCGGATGATCTTGCCATCGTTGGCCGGCGTCAGCCCGAGGTCGGACTTCAAGATCGCGCGCTCGATCGCCGTCAACGTGCTGGCGTCAAACGGCCGGATCGTCAGCATGCGCGCCTCGGGCGCGGAGATGGTCGCCAGTTGGATCAGCGGCGCGGTCGCGCCGTACGCCTCGACCGCCAGCTCCTCGACCAGCGCCGGCGACGCGCGGCCGGTGCGAATCGTCGTGAGGTCGTGCTTGAGCGAGTCGATCGCCTTCTTCATCTTGGCTTCTTCTTCGCGTACCAGGTCCTTGATCATCGTCTCCTCCGGTCACATTCGGCCCCCCCGCAGGT includes these proteins:
- the frr gene encoding ribosome recycling factor produces the protein MIKDLVREEEAKMKKAIDSLKHDLTTIRTGRASPALVEELAVEAYGATAPLIQLATISAPEARMLTIRPFDASTLTAIERAILKSDLGLTPANDGKIIRLPIPPLTEERRRDLVKRVHKRIEEAHIAIRNIRHHAMDDLKEMEKEKMISEDDHRRGREQLQEITDRFIAQANEVGKDKEKELMEV